One window from the genome of Schistocerca piceifrons isolate TAMUIC-IGC-003096 chromosome 8, iqSchPice1.1, whole genome shotgun sequence encodes:
- the LOC124711668 gene encoding protein lethal(2)essential for life-like has product MALTPLISHLLDDVDRQMSLFDQNFGLGLTHDDLLLPRLSIVPSLSGYYRPWRHLAARNSGVSTIQNNKDGFKVNLDVQQFKPEELTVKVVGDSVVVEAKHEERKDEHGYISRQMQRRYLLPKDVVTDQVQTQLSSDGVLTISAPKKALPPAEGSERVVQIVQTGVPAVTNQQQQGGEKMEQ; this is encoded by the exons ATGGCTTTGACACCGCTGATCAGCCACTTGCTTGACGATGTCGACAGGCAGATGTCATTATTCGACCAAAATTTTGGCTTGGGTCTGACACATGACGATTTGCTTCTCCCTCGTCTGTCTATCGTCCCTAGTCTTTCTGGATACTACAGACCATGGCGTCATTTGGCAGCTCGTAACTCCGGCGTATCTACCATTCAGAATAACAAAGATGGATTTAAG GTCAATTTAGACGTCCAGCAGTTTAAACCGGAGGAGCTGACGGTAAAAGTGGTGGGTGACAGTGTGGTGGTAGAGGCAAAACATGAAGAGCGTAAAGATGAGCACGGATACATCTCGCGCCAGATGCAGCGTCGCTATTTGCTGCCGAAGGACGTCGTGACTGACCAGGTGCAGACGCAACTATCATCAGACGGCGTCCTCACCATCTCGGCACCAAAGAAG GCTCTCCCTCCAGCAGAGGGCAGTGAGCGTGTAGTACAAATTGTGCAAACAGGTGTTCCAGCTGTTACCAACCAGCAACAGCAGGGAGGAGAGAAGATGGAGCAGTGA